A region of the Chryseobacterium gotjawalense genome:
GAATTGGTCTTTGGTACTATTTCAAAAAAAGTGAAGCAGTGAAAATCCAGCTCAACACCGTAAAACCTATCATCGGCGATATTACAGAATCCATCACTGCCACCGGAACGATTCAACCTGTCGATACAGTCGCTGTAGGAACTCAGGTTTCGGGAACCCTGAATAAAATCTATGTCGATTTTAATTCTCAAGTTAAGAAAGGACAGCTTTTAGCGACTTTAGATCCTGCTCTATTACGGGATCAGTCTCTACAAATTGCGGGAACTCTGGCCAGCGCCAAAAGCAACCTGGTATTCAGTCAAACCGCCTACAACCGCCAGGCAGCGCTGTACAAGGTAGGTGCGGTCAGCAAAGCCGATTTTCAGTCTGCACTCAACCAATATAATGCGGCAAAAGCACAGATATCTGCCATTACCGCTCAGTTGTCTGCTGCAAACACCAATTTATCATACACCAAAATTTACTCCCCGATTGACGGCACTATCTTATCCAGAAATGTGAGCGAAGGGCAAACCGTGGCAGCGAGTTTCAGTACGCCAACCTTATTCAGTATCGCTAAGGATTTAACAAAAATGCAGGTGCGTGCCTCCATTGACGAAGCGGATATAGGAAATGTAAAAGCCGGACAGAACGTAACGTTCACCGTAGATGCTTTTCCTGATCTTAATTTTAAAGGAAAAATTGTAGAAATCCGTTTACATCCCACCGTTTCCGCAAATGTGGTTAATTACATTACGATCATTAATACTGAAAATTCTGAACTAAAATTAAAACCCGGAATGACGGCGAATATTTCTGTAATTACAAGCGATCTGCCAAATGTTATGAAGATCCCGGTACAGGCAGTTACCTTCAAGCCAGATTCATTAGTGGCAAGCACTCATCCCATTAATTCCCCATACAATATAACACAGAAAAAACAATGGAATGGTCAGAAACCTTCCGCCAATAAAACTAAGCCCAAAGAGGAAGTAACAGTCTGGATTTTAGAAGCCGATCAGTCTCTTTCTATGAAAAAAATTAAAACAGGAACCTCCAGTGATACCGAGTTGCAGGTTATCTCCGGTTTAAGTTTAAACGATAATGTAATTACCGGTTATAAAACATTGTCCAAAAAATCAGGCAGTGCAGCCAAAAGTCCGTTTTTGCCACAACGATCCGGAGGCAACAGACCTGGCAGTGGCGGCGGACCAAGATAAATTAAAAGAAAATGGGAAAAACATTAGAAATTATCGATGTTAAAAGAGACTTTAAAATGGGCGAAGAAACGGTTCATGCTTTACGGGGCGTAAGTTTCAGCGTAGAAGAAGGTGAATTCGTAACCATCATGGGCCACAGCGGTTCGGGAAAAACTACGATGCTCAATATTTTAGGCTGCCTGGATAAACCTACAGAAGGAGATTATTTTCTGGATGGCGTGAATGTAAAAAATTTAGACAAAGACCAACTCGCCCGTTTAAGAAATGAAAAAATAGGTTTTGTTTTTCAGTCTTACAATTTACTCGCCCGAACTTCCGCATTGGAAAACGTGGAGCTTCCTCTTTTGTACAATCCAAAAATATCGGCTCAGGAAAGATATGACCGTTCTGTAAAATCCCTGGAAACCGTAAAATTATCAGACCGGATCAATTACCTTCCGAACCAGATGTCGGGTGGGCAGCAACAGCGGGTTGCCATTGCAAGAGCATTAGTCAACCAACCTGTAATGATTTTAGCTGATGAAGCCACCGGAAATCTGGATACCAGAACGTCCTATGAAATTATGACTTTGATCCAGGAACTTAACCAACAGGGCAAAACCATCGTCTTCGTTACGCATGAAGCCGACATTGCGGTATTCAGTTCAAGAACAATTACGTTGAAAGACGGAAAAGTGATTAAAGATGTGAAAAATGAAAATATTAAAAATGCAAAGGAAGCACTGAACAGTCTGCCGGTAGAAATTGAGGATAAAACCTAAAAAATGAAACTTTCAAATTTATTTAAAATTGCCTGGAAAGCCATTCTTCGAAATAAACTTCGGGCTTTTCTTACCATGCTCGGGATTATCATCGGTGTAGCTTCTGTGATTGCGATGACCGCAATTGGCGAAGGTTCCAAAAGAAGCATCAGCAGTCAGCTTTCTTCCATGGGATCCAATATGATCAACATCCGGCCTACCAGTAATGTGAATGTGTCCGGTGGCGCGAGAATCGGTGCATCAGGATTGCAGAGTTTAAAAACGACCGATGTAGAAGCCATTATAAAAGGGGCTCCGGATGTCTCCTACGTTTCTCCGGCAGTACAGACCAACGGCCAGTCGATTAACGGTCCCAGTAACTGGCCTACCCAACTTCAGGGCGTGAATGCAGATTATTTTAAAATCCGCGACTGGAAACTGTCAGAAGGTGCTTTTTTCACTTCTAAAGATGTTGTGGCTTCTAATAAAGTTTGTTTAATTGGCCAAACCGTATTTTCTAATTTATTTCCAGGTGGGGACGACCCCATCGGAAAAGTGATTCGGTTTAATAAAATCCCGATGACCATTATCGGTGTGCTGGAAACCAAAGGTGCCAATACTTTTGGGCAGGATCAGGACGATGTCATTATAGCCCCTTTTAATACCGTGCAACGAAGATTTTTGGGAATCAATTATGTTCAGACTATTTACGCCTCTTCAACCAGCGAAAGCACTTCCTCACAAGCATCTGATGAGATTTCACAGATTCTTCGGAAACAACACCATCTTTCTGCTGACGGAAGTAATGATGACTTTTCGGTGAGAACCCAGGCAGAACTGATTGCAACCATGAGTTCTACAAGCCAGCTCTTAACCGTTCTGTTATCCGCGATTGCTGGAATATCTCTTTTGGTCGGCGGAATCGGGATTATGAACATTATGTACGTTTCCGTAACAGAAAGAACCAAAGAAATTGGTTTGCGGATGTCCATTGGTGCGCGCGGAAAAGACATTTTATTTCAGTTTCTCATCGAAGCCATTATGATCAGCGTGTCCGGCGGCATCATCGGTGTAATACTGGGAATTTCTGTCACGAAAATGGTGACTGCATTTCTGGGCTGGCCCACTTTTATCACCGAATCTTCTATTATCCTTTCCTTTTTTGTCTGTGCCATAACGGGGGTGTTCTTCGGATATTATCCGGCATTGAAAGCCTCAAAACTGGATCCGATCGAAGCCTTGAGATATGAATAAAAAGTCCTGAATCATGTACAACACCGACTCTGGTATTCGGAATCTCTTCCATTTTCTCCGGCAGTATTTTTAGCTTTTTCAATGAAAAAAAATTTTCACGGTGAAATGATAAAGACTATTTTTACAAATAGAACATGGATCATGTTTGCCGAAGTAATTTGGCAATCAGCAGTATGATTAAACCAAAAGCCCGAACCGAAAATCCAGTCATGAGTAAACTTAAGAAAATACCTTTCCATAAAATAATTTCAAAAATTCGGTGGCAGGAACTCCTTGCTGTTCTGATTCTTTTTCTTGCTTTTGTATTTTTCAGAAGCGAAAGAAAAGAAATGGCCGCAATCATTCCTCAAATTCAACATGCAAAACCGCTGTGGATTCTGGCAGGAATTTTTCTTACCTTCATCTACGTTCTTCTCCAATCGCTGATGTACGTTACCAGTTTCCGATCGGTTGGTGTACGGTTGAAACTTATTGATGCGGTAGAATTATTTCTAAAAAGAAATTTCCTGAGTGTTTTCCTTCCGGCTGGCGGAATCAGTTCTCTGGCTTATACGCCACGACAGATGAAACGGCAGAATTTTGATAAAAACAGCATTCATAAAGCCAGTGCTATTTATGGATTTGTAGGAATTCTTACCGTTTTTGTGGTCGGTATTCCGGTAGTTGGATATGCCGCCGTTGTCAATAAAGATTTCGGGGAATCCGGATTCTGGTTAATCGCAGTGGGGATTTTTATCGGTTCCGTTTTTTGGCTGGTCAATTCACTTCGTACGAAAGGGATTTTTTATCAGTTTCTAAAAAAGCGTTTTCCCAAAAAAATCAGTAGTATTGATGAAATTTTCGGTGGCGAAATCTCTCCAAAACATTTTATTGTAACCATCTTAATTTCCATCTTAATTGAATTTTGCGGGATATTTCATTTGCTGATGGCCATGTTTGCATTTGGAGCAACCGGTTCCTTTTCTGCAGCGGCGGTAGGTTATACGATTTCAGTTTTGCTGATGTTGGTTTCTCCATTTTTAAGGGGTTTGGGCGCGGTAGAATTTACTTTGATTTACATTTTGGCAAACTTCGGATTTTCTCACAGTCAGGGTTTAGGAATCACTTTACTGTACAGGGTTTTCGAGTTTTGGCTGCCTTTGTTACTGGGTCTTTTTGCATTCATCTGGAAAGGCAGAAAAATAGTGGCCAGAATTCTTCCTGCCCTTGCCATTTTTGTACTGGGACTGATCAATATTATTTCGGTGATTACCCCACCACTTGCAGAGCGTTTGAAAATCGGAAAAATGTATCTTCCTGCCGAATTGATGCATTTGTCTAAAATATTGACGTTAATCGCGGGAATCCTTTTGTTGGTTACTTCTGCTTATCTTTTGCGGGGTTTAAAACGGGGGTGGTATTTTGCACTCGCCCTGGCGATAATCTCTTTTTTTGGAAACATCATCAAAGCGCTCGATTATGAAGAATCGATGGTTGCTTTAGCTATTATCCTTATGCTGATAATGAGCAGAAAGGAATATGTTTTAAAGACGAACAGAAAATATTTAAGACGTGGTTTTTCCTGGTTTTTAGGACTTTTTGCTGCCGTGATCCTTTTTAATTTTCTGAGCTTTTACTTTATTGACAAACAGCATTTCGGTGTAGATTTCACCTGGGAAGAGTCTCTTTATTACACGCTGAACAGTTTTCTGCTTTTTAAGGATACAGGGCTGAATCCGAGAACCGGATTTGCCAGAGATTTTGAATACATCAATTATTTTCTTGGCATCATTTCCTGGCTGTTGCTCTTTTTTTCTGTCTTTAATGTTCGGAGACTGGTCAGCGACAAAGAAAGTTTCAGCGATGTTGAGGAAGCACAAAATCTGGTACAGATGTATGGAACTTCATCCCTTGATTTCTTTAAAACAGCAAAAGAAAAGCAGTTCTACTTTTCTGATGAGGTTGAAGGTTTTGTTTCTTACAGCGCTGCAAACCCGTTTGCTTTCGTACTCGAAGAGCCGGTTTGTGCCGAAGAAAATAAAGAAAAAATGATACAGGAATTTGAAGATTTCTGCACAAAGAACGGTTTAAAATCCATTTATTACAGAATTGATGAACAAAGTTTATACCTCTTTAAACCTTTAAAAAAACAGAAACTGTTTATTGGTCAGGAAGCGATTTTGAATACCGAAACCTTCAAACTGGAAGGCAAAGACCGAAAATCTTTAAGAAACAGCCTGAATGCTTTAAGCAAAAAAGGGTACACCTCAGAAATTCTTCACCGCCCGCAAAGTGAAGAAATTCTCAATGAGATTCAAAGTATTTCAAATGAATGGCTTAAGGAATTCGACAAGGAAGAAATGGTATTTTCGCAGGGAATGTTTGACCGCGCTGAAATCGAAAAACAGGATTTAATCGTCATCAAAAATGAAGCGGGAAAAATCGAAGCCTTTCTTAATATTATTCCGGATTTCGCACCCGAAGAATGCACTTATGATCTAATCCGCAAAACAGTCACGGCTCCAAACGGAAGTATGGATGCGATGATTGTGAAATTAATAGAATATGCCAGGTCCAAAAAACTGATGTACATCAATCTTGGACTAACGCCTCTGGGGGGAATGAAACAACCCGATAATACGGCAGAGGAAATCCTGAAGTTTGTTTATAACCGACTTGGAAGTTTTAAACATTATCAGAGCCTGCGTGATTTCAAAGAAAAATATGCCGATCAATGGGAAAATAAATATTTGATGTATGGCAATGATTTTGATTTATTGCAAATACCGGCTGCTTTAAATAAAATCACAAAACCAAAATGAAAAAACCAGCACTAATCCTCAGTATATTTTCGCTGTTGATTTTATTTTCCTGTCAAAACACCTCCAGTTTTCCAGTGTCTGAATGGAACAGCAGCAGTGATAAACCAATTATTTTTTATATCAGCGGCGACGCGGGATTCAATACTTTTTCGAAAACGTTTTCTCAGGAACTTCACCGGCATGGTTACGATGTTTTTGCACTGAATACCAAAAAATATTTCTGGAATAAAAAGACACCTTCAAGAGCTTCGAAAGACACCGAAAATTATCTTAAACAAGCCATAAAAGACCGGGCCAATAAAAAGATAATCATCATTGGCTATTCCTACGGCGCAGATGTAGCTCCGTTTATTTATAACCGTTTCGACCGTGATTTTCAGAAAAACATTCAGGATTTAATCATCATCGGCCCCTCTAAAGTAAATGATTTTGAAATTCATCTTGAAGAATATGTCACCGGCCACATGCAACACGGATTCAGCGTGGTCAACGAAATCAATCAGCTGAAAAATGTACCTTTTACTTTAGTAGTGAGCGATCTGGAGAGAGCATATTTCCCTAAAAATCAAATAATGCTAAAGAATTACCAATTTCTGCACCTTCCTGGCAACCATCACTTTGGCGGTAATACCAAAATGCTTGCAGATGCTATTATTAAATATTTTTAGATCCCGAAACCATCAGATATTTCTTAAATTTCATTCGTTCCGTTTTGATATATTAAAAAAAATCCACTTATATTTGATCTGTTAACTGCTTTAATTTAGATTACAATGACCAAAGACGAATTGCTCAGCAAAGCCATTAAACTGGCCCAAAAAGCCCATAAAGGACAAACCGATAAATTCGGAAGTCCCTATATCGGTCATGTGATGCGCGTAATGAATGCCGGAAACACCTATGACGAAAAAATCGTTGGCGCATTGCATGATTTGATCGAAGACTGCCCCGAAATCACCTACGAAACTTTAAGTGACGAAGGATTTACAGAAGAGTTGATTTTTGCAGTTAAATGTCTCACCAAACACCCAACCGATATCGACTATATGGAATTTATCAAAAAAACTGAGCAATCAAGGCTTGCTGTTTCGGTAAAGTTAAATGACCTGCAGGATAATATGAGTTTAACCAGATTTAATCATCCTATCACCGAACGGGACATGAAACGGCTGAATAAATATTTAACAGCTTATCTTTATTTAAAGGAAAAATACTAATCCACCGTTTTATCAGAATCCGAAACGAGCGCTTTCAGTTCGTTGACTTCAGCGTCTGTTAAATCGCGCCACTTGCCGATCGGAAGATCGAGTTTGATATTCAGGACACGGATCCTTTTCAGTTTTTTCACTTCATAACCGCAATACTCGCACATCCGGCGAATCTGGCGGTTTAAGCCCTGGGTGAGAACAATACGGAACGATAAATTATCGATCTGTTCGACTTCACATTTGTTGGTGACCGTATCCAAAATCGGAATTCCGCCACGCATTTGTTGAAGGAATTTCGGGGTGATGGGTTTGTCAACTCTTACAATATATTCTTTACCGTGGTTATTTCTGGAGCGAAGAATTTTGTTCACAATGTCGCCATCATTGGTCAGAAGAATCAAGCCTTCACTCGGTTTATCTAATCTACCGATCGGGAAAATCCTTTTCGGATGATTGACGAATTCGATGATATTGTCTCTTTCTCTTTTAATATCGGTCGTACAGACAATGCCAACCGGTTTATTCAAAGCGATATAAATGGGTTTTTCTTCTGTTTTTCTGATATTAATTCCGTCAACCAAGATTTCATCGTCGTCAGAAACTTTGGTTCCCATTTCAGGAACTGCTCCATTAATGATGATTCTCCCCTGCTCCAAAAGTCGGTCTGCTTCTCTGCGTGAACAGAAACCAACTTCTGAAAGGTATTTATTTATTCTAGTCTTTTCCATACTCATTATAATTTTTGTTGCTGAAGACCGTCAACCCGTAAAATAGGCCCACAAAGGTCACTCCGGTATTTCCTAATTGCTGGCCTTCCAAATAAAAGCCACCTTGCTGGCTTAATCGTTTACTGTGAGAAACCAATTTCCCCACTTTAATTCCAAATAAATCCGAATTGTCAACCACCGATCTGTTCAGCTGAAATCCGTAAGTTAAATCAATAAAAACAGGTTCACCATCATCGACATTAAAAAGAATTTTCGGTTGAATAATTCCGTACAAAACATGAAAATTATCTACAGTATAAGTGTATTTTAATCCGCCACCTAAAGACAAATTCGGGATAAAATTAAATCCTGCCACTGCCGAAATCCCGTAAGAAAAATCATTGGGATAATTCACAGGAGGATTGTTCGGATTGTTGTCTCTATCTCGATTTTCTTTAATCATATTTGACAAATTAAATCCTGCACTCAATTCCGGGCTGAAATAAAAACCTTGAACAGGTCTTTTCTGCTTTTGGCTAAATCCAGAAATGGAAACCAATAAAAGTAGAAGATATATTTTTTTCATTGATCGAAATTCGGTATTTTATAATGTAAAGTTAAACACAAACCGCACAAATTACCCTACTAAAAATTAACCTTTAAGATGAAAATTAAGAAGTAATATTAATTAAGATTTCCATCGAAAACAAAGCACCTTCTCTTTTTTTATCTTTTGATTCACTTCAATAAACAGTTAACTTTTTTGCCTTTTGTGGTTTAAAACTCACAGTTCAAATTTTTCTCTATATATTAAAGTCTTCAAAACGATATTCATTTTCCAGATATTCTGAACTTCCATTTTCGATAGAATATTCACCGATCTTTGTTCGGCGAAGATTGGTGAGATACGCTCCCACTCCTAAATCCTGCCCGATATCGTGCGCCAGACTCCGGATATAAGTTCCTTTCGAACAACCGACGGTAAATCTAACGAAAGGCAATTCGATCACAATATCTTTGATATAGTTAATGGTCGTTTTACGGGATTTCATTTCGACTTCTTTTCCTGCTCTGGCTAAGTCGTACGCGCGGTTTCCTTCAATTTTAATGGCGGAGAAAACAGGCGGTTTCTGATCGATTTCGCCCAGAAATTTATTTAAAGTTTCGTTGATCTGAACTTCTGTAATATTTGAAATATCCTGAGGAAGAATTTCAGGTTTTTCGGTGTCGTAAGATTCTGTCTGAACTCCTATTTTTATTTCAGTGAAATATTCTTTCGGAGCATCTTGAATTTCTGGAATTATTTTGGTGAATTTTCCCGTGCAAACGATTAAAAGCCCTGTCGCCCGCGGATCCAAAGTTCCGGCGTGCCCGATCTTGAATTTCTTCGGAAGATTAAATTCACTTTTGAGTTTATATTTCAGTTTGTTTACGGCTTGAAAGCTCGTCCAATCCAGAGGTTTGTCGAGGAGTATTATCTGTCCTTCTAAGAAATCGGTATCAGTCATTTTATAAAACTAAATTGGTGAGTAGTTCTGCCTTGCAGCCCGACCTGAGTGGAGCTCTTTTGTATTGTTGGCTGAGCCAAGCCGAAGCCAACAATACAAAAAGCGGGAACGGAGGGCGGAAATGTCTGCCCAAATAAAATTATTTAAACTGTGTAAAATAGATCAATAAAACGATTCCCACGATAATCCGGTACCAACCCCAAGGTTTGAAACCGTATTTATTCAGCAAGCCAATAAACGATTTTATCGCGATTAAAGCGACGATGAATGCCACAATATTTCCCACAAAAAACGCAATAATATTATCGGAAGACGATAGAATCATCTCATATCCTTTCATGGGAGCTGCGGTTTCTTTCCCCCAGGTTTTTACAAAAACTGAATATACGGTCACCGCCAACATGGTCGGAACTGCCAGGAAGAATGAAAATTCTGCTGCGGCTTTACGCGTCAAACCTTGTGACATTCCACCGATGATGGAGGCGGCACTTCTACTCGTTCCCGGCATCATCGCGAGACATTGCCAAAAACCAACGATCACGGCTTTCTTGATCGACATGTCTTTTTCATCATCAATTGTTGGATTTTTAAACCAGGAATCAGAGAAGAGTAAAACGACTCCGCCTAATACTAATACCGCTGAGATGGCAATTTGGTTCCCCAAAATCGCTTCAATTTTATCATCGAAAAGATATCCTAAAACCAAAGCTGGAATTACGGCAAAAGCCAGTTTATAATAAAATTTTAAATGTTTGAAATCAAAAAACTTTTTCCAATAGGCAAAAACGACGGCTAAAATTGCTCCGAACTGAATGGAAACCTGAAACATTTTTAGAAATTCGGTTTCTTCCATGCCCATTAACGCTGCGGTAAAACCCATGTGTGCGGTTGATGAAACGGGAAGGAATTCGGTAAGTCCTTCAATAATTGCAATGATGATTGCTTTGAATAAATCCATTAGTTATGATATTAAAAAACTCTTCGGCAGGCTCAGAGTAAAATGATTATTAAAAAAAACTTTGTCAAAGTTAGAACTTTGACAAAGTGGGTAATTATTGGTGAATATTTTAATTCTTGTTTCTTTTCAGGATGGCGTACACTTCTACGACAAAACCGGCAATGACCAACATGGGCGCAATGCGGATTCTGCGGATAGAAAAAATACCTTCATTCCAGACGTTGGGATCGTATTTCCCATCAACGGTATTGGCATCAGCTCCCATCATTAAAAGAAATCCGGCGATAATTAATGCCAATCCAATTAACATGAATCTGTAGTTTTCTTTACCGAAATAGAACGGATTACTTTCGGAAACTTCGACGGATTTACCAATAGAATCTCCAGAGAATTTTTTATTTTTTGTGCTCATTTTTTAAGAATAATAAAGAT
Encoded here:
- a CDS encoding efflux RND transporter periplasmic adaptor subunit, which codes for MKNKKWLIGGILILVLGIGLWYYFKKSEAVKIQLNTVKPIIGDITESITATGTIQPVDTVAVGTQVSGTLNKIYVDFNSQVKKGQLLATLDPALLRDQSLQIAGTLASAKSNLVFSQTAYNRQAALYKVGAVSKADFQSALNQYNAAKAQISAITAQLSAANTNLSYTKIYSPIDGTILSRNVSEGQTVAASFSTPTLFSIAKDLTKMQVRASIDEADIGNVKAGQNVTFTVDAFPDLNFKGKIVEIRLHPTVSANVVNYITIINTENSELKLKPGMTANISVITSDLPNVMKIPVQAVTFKPDSLVASTHPINSPYNITQKKQWNGQKPSANKTKPKEEVTVWILEADQSLSMKKIKTGTSSDTELQVISGLSLNDNVITGYKTLSKKSGSAAKSPFLPQRSGGNRPGSGGGPR
- a CDS encoding ABC transporter ATP-binding protein; its protein translation is MGKTLEIIDVKRDFKMGEETVHALRGVSFSVEEGEFVTIMGHSGSGKTTMLNILGCLDKPTEGDYFLDGVNVKNLDKDQLARLRNEKIGFVFQSYNLLARTSALENVELPLLYNPKISAQERYDRSVKSLETVKLSDRINYLPNQMSGGQQQRVAIARALVNQPVMILADEATGNLDTRTSYEIMTLIQELNQQGKTIVFVTHEADIAVFSSRTITLKDGKVIKDVKNENIKNAKEALNSLPVEIEDKT
- a CDS encoding ABC transporter permease is translated as MKLSNLFKIAWKAILRNKLRAFLTMLGIIIGVASVIAMTAIGEGSKRSISSQLSSMGSNMINIRPTSNVNVSGGARIGASGLQSLKTTDVEAIIKGAPDVSYVSPAVQTNGQSINGPSNWPTQLQGVNADYFKIRDWKLSEGAFFTSKDVVASNKVCLIGQTVFSNLFPGGDDPIGKVIRFNKIPMTIIGVLETKGANTFGQDQDDVIIAPFNTVQRRFLGINYVQTIYASSTSESTSSQASDEISQILRKQHHLSADGSNDDFSVRTQAELIATMSSTSQLLTVLLSAIAGISLLVGGIGIMNIMYVSVTERTKEIGLRMSIGARGKDILFQFLIEAIMISVSGGIIGVILGISVTKMVTAFLGWPTFITESSIILSFFVCAITGVFFGYYPALKASKLDPIEALRYE
- a CDS encoding phosphatidylglycerol lysyltransferase domain-containing protein, with protein sequence MSKLKKIPFHKIISKIRWQELLAVLILFLAFVFFRSERKEMAAIIPQIQHAKPLWILAGIFLTFIYVLLQSLMYVTSFRSVGVRLKLIDAVELFLKRNFLSVFLPAGGISSLAYTPRQMKRQNFDKNSIHKASAIYGFVGILTVFVVGIPVVGYAAVVNKDFGESGFWLIAVGIFIGSVFWLVNSLRTKGIFYQFLKKRFPKKISSIDEIFGGEISPKHFIVTILISILIEFCGIFHLLMAMFAFGATGSFSAAAVGYTISVLLMLVSPFLRGLGAVEFTLIYILANFGFSHSQGLGITLLYRVFEFWLPLLLGLFAFIWKGRKIVARILPALAIFVLGLINIISVITPPLAERLKIGKMYLPAELMHLSKILTLIAGILLLVTSAYLLRGLKRGWYFALALAIISFFGNIIKALDYEESMVALAIILMLIMSRKEYVLKTNRKYLRRGFSWFLGLFAAVILFNFLSFYFIDKQHFGVDFTWEESLYYTLNSFLLFKDTGLNPRTGFARDFEYINYFLGIISWLLLFFSVFNVRRLVSDKESFSDVEEAQNLVQMYGTSSLDFFKTAKEKQFYFSDEVEGFVSYSAANPFAFVLEEPVCAEENKEKMIQEFEDFCTKNGLKSIYYRIDEQSLYLFKPLKKQKLFIGQEAILNTETFKLEGKDRKSLRNSLNALSKKGYTSEILHRPQSEEILNEIQSISNEWLKEFDKEEMVFSQGMFDRAEIEKQDLIVIKNEAGKIEAFLNIIPDFAPEECTYDLIRKTVTAPNGSMDAMIVKLIEYARSKKLMYINLGLTPLGGMKQPDNTAEEILKFVYNRLGSFKHYQSLRDFKEKYADQWENKYLMYGNDFDLLQIPAALNKITKPK
- a CDS encoding AcvB/VirJ family lysyl-phosphatidylglycerol hydrolase codes for the protein MKKPALILSIFSLLILFSCQNTSSFPVSEWNSSSDKPIIFYISGDAGFNTFSKTFSQELHRHGYDVFALNTKKYFWNKKTPSRASKDTENYLKQAIKDRANKKIIIIGYSYGADVAPFIYNRFDRDFQKNIQDLIIIGPSKVNDFEIHLEEYVTGHMQHGFSVVNEINQLKNVPFTLVVSDLERAYFPKNQIMLKNYQFLHLPGNHHFGGNTKMLADAIIKYF
- a CDS encoding phosphohydrolase, which produces MTKDELLSKAIKLAQKAHKGQTDKFGSPYIGHVMRVMNAGNTYDEKIVGALHDLIEDCPEITYETLSDEGFTEELIFAVKCLTKHPTDIDYMEFIKKTEQSRLAVSVKLNDLQDNMSLTRFNHPITERDMKRLNKYLTAYLYLKEKY
- the rluF gene encoding 23S rRNA pseudouridine(2604) synthase RluF, coding for MEKTRINKYLSEVGFCSRREADRLLEQGRIIINGAVPEMGTKVSDDDEILVDGINIRKTEEKPIYIALNKPVGIVCTTDIKRERDNIIEFVNHPKRIFPIGRLDKPSEGLILLTNDGDIVNKILRSRNNHGKEYIVRVDKPITPKFLQQMRGGIPILDTVTNKCEVEQIDNLSFRIVLTQGLNRQIRRMCEYCGYEVKKLKRIRVLNIKLDLPIGKWRDLTDAEVNELKALVSDSDKTVD
- the truB gene encoding tRNA pseudouridine(55) synthase TruB, whose product is MTDTDFLEGQIILLDKPLDWTSFQAVNKLKYKLKSEFNLPKKFKIGHAGTLDPRATGLLIVCTGKFTKIIPEIQDAPKEYFTEIKIGVQTESYDTEKPEILPQDISNITEVQINETLNKFLGEIDQKPPVFSAIKIEGNRAYDLARAGKEVEMKSRKTTINYIKDIVIELPFVRFTVGCSKGTYIRSLAHDIGQDLGVGAYLTNLRRTKIGEYSIENGSSEYLENEYRFEDFNI
- a CDS encoding undecaprenyl-diphosphate phosphatase gives rise to the protein MDLFKAIIIAIIEGLTEFLPVSSTAHMGFTAALMGMEETEFLKMFQVSIQFGAILAVVFAYWKKFFDFKHLKFYYKLAFAVIPALVLGYLFDDKIEAILGNQIAISAVLVLGGVVLLFSDSWFKNPTIDDEKDMSIKKAVIVGFWQCLAMMPGTSRSAASIIGGMSQGLTRKAAAEFSFFLAVPTMLAVTVYSVFVKTWGKETAAPMKGYEMILSSSDNIIAFFVGNIVAFIVALIAIKSFIGLLNKYGFKPWGWYRIIVGIVLLIYFTQFK
- a CDS encoding DUF3098 domain-containing protein; its protein translation is MSTKNKKFSGDSIGKSVEVSESNPFYFGKENYRFMLIGLALIIAGFLLMMGADANTVDGKYDPNVWNEGIFSIRRIRIAPMLVIAGFVVEVYAILKRNKN